Proteins co-encoded in one Actinomadura luteofluorescens genomic window:
- a CDS encoding glucose-6-phosphate isomerase, with the protein MTSVVTAGGISVTIRGAVVDESETVLDRLVSDGVPGSLVSRNAKLWGPDAAPLAARRLGWLGLPETSRYLSDRLSGLVGEVRSAGLDRVVLAASGGAALAADAICRTAGADLTVLDTTDPHEVSAVLAGGLDRTLVVVADESVEAESLRRVFGRAFSEAGLKGAELARRFVVVAEEGSGLQRAAGDVGHHLVLTEPDVDGRFGALGARALVPAALAGADVETLLDEAARLAAVLRQPYDNPALALGAALGSSALGARDKLVIADLGSGLEGFAAWAEQLVAGAMGKDGKGLLPVVVEGVDAPGFELTGELRRVILGRRPDEPGPGREAGVSVAGPLGAQFLLWEYAVAVACRVTGVDPFAEPDVAESRESTAALLRSEEGAAPTVVHRPPELVEGAVEVHAPEDALRGAQTLSEALDVLLEDVPEGGYLALLAYLDRSGDAAAAELRPLLAARAAKVRRNPAPVTFGWGPRCLHTAGQYHKGGPANGAFLQVTGAVTDDVAVPGKPYSLGELQLAQAFGDLRVLRSLGRPAFRIHLRDRAEGLGGLAAALG; encoded by the coding sequence GTGACCTCGGTGGTGACCGCCGGGGGGATCTCGGTCACCATCCGCGGCGCCGTCGTCGACGAGAGCGAGACGGTCCTGGATCGTCTCGTCTCCGACGGCGTGCCGGGCTCGCTGGTGTCCCGCAACGCCAAGCTGTGGGGGCCGGACGCGGCTCCGCTCGCCGCCCGCCGGCTCGGCTGGCTGGGCCTGCCGGAGACCTCGCGGTACCTGAGCGACCGGCTGTCGGGCCTGGTGGGCGAGGTCCGCTCCGCCGGGCTCGACCGGGTCGTGCTGGCCGCGTCCGGGGGCGCGGCGCTGGCCGCGGACGCGATCTGCCGGACGGCGGGCGCCGACCTGACGGTCCTCGACACCACCGATCCGCACGAGGTGTCCGCGGTCCTGGCCGGCGGCCTGGACCGGACGCTCGTCGTCGTGGCGGACGAGAGCGTCGAGGCCGAGTCGCTCCGGCGCGTCTTCGGGCGCGCCTTCTCCGAGGCCGGGCTGAAGGGCGCCGAGCTGGCGCGCCGGTTCGTCGTCGTGGCCGAGGAGGGCTCCGGCCTCCAGCGGGCGGCGGGCGACGTCGGGCACCATCTCGTCCTGACCGAGCCCGATGTCGACGGCCGCTTCGGCGCGCTCGGCGCGAGGGCACTGGTCCCCGCGGCGCTCGCGGGCGCGGACGTCGAAACCCTGCTGGACGAGGCGGCCCGGCTCGCGGCGGTGCTGCGGCAGCCCTACGACAATCCGGCGCTGGCGCTCGGCGCGGCGCTCGGCTCCTCGGCGCTCGGCGCCCGCGACAAGCTGGTGATCGCCGACCTCGGCTCCGGCCTGGAGGGCTTCGCCGCGTGGGCGGAGCAGCTGGTCGCCGGAGCGATGGGCAAGGACGGCAAGGGCCTGCTCCCGGTCGTGGTGGAGGGCGTTGACGCGCCCGGCTTCGAGCTGACCGGGGAGCTGCGGCGCGTCATCCTCGGCCGCCGCCCGGACGAGCCGGGCCCCGGGCGCGAGGCGGGCGTCAGCGTCGCCGGGCCGCTCGGCGCGCAGTTCCTGCTGTGGGAGTACGCGGTCGCGGTGGCGTGCCGGGTGACCGGGGTCGACCCGTTCGCCGAGCCCGACGTCGCCGAGTCGCGGGAGAGCACGGCGGCGCTGCTGCGCTCGGAGGAGGGCGCCGCGCCGACGGTGGTGCACCGGCCCCCCGAGCTGGTCGAGGGCGCCGTCGAGGTGCACGCCCCCGAGGACGCGCTGCGTGGCGCGCAGACCCTCAGCGAGGCGCTGGACGTCCTCCTGGAGGACGTCCCGGAGGGCGGCTACCTGGCGCTCCTGGCCTACCTGGACCGGTCCGGGGACGCCGCGGCGGCGGAGCTGCGGCCCCTGCTGGCCGCGCGGGCCGCCAAGGTCCGCAGGAATCCGGCCCCCGTCACGTTCGGGTGGGGACCCCGCTGCCTGCACACGGCCGGGCAGTACCACAAGGGCGGTCCGGCGAACGGCGCGTTCCTGCAGGTCACCGGCGCGGTCACCGATGACGTCGCGGTGCCGGGCAAGCCCTACAGCCTGGGCGAGCTGCAGCTCGCGCAGGCGTTCGGCGACCTGCGGGTGCTGCGCTCGCTCGGCCGCCCCGCCTTCCGGATCCACCTGCGCGACCGCGCGGAGGGCCTCGGCGGCCTCGCCGCGGCCCTCGGCTGA
- a CDS encoding phosphoheptose isomerase, with product MSGFDVLTRGDVLDSALQARDYLVSCGVPGALAAKDPQLWGRRAVDHSRLGWLDLPFASRGLLNQVGGLVSEARYSGLDHIVLIGVGAESLAAQAVMEAHAPALAGAGGAADRPSGKLTVLDGGDTAALAFAMERLDRTLVVLASKAGVSLEGDAYRRIFAAAFRERGLSEREIAGRFLVITDHGSPLHDFARQCGYRIGLTDPYLPGHYGALSAYGLVPAVLAGADADRLLEEAASLVPSLSKDEDNPGLLLGAVIGGCAQQGPGGLARDKVLLREPGGPGALSAWISQLLAVGTGKRGRGVLAFEPPGGRGDFPDVHGVSINPRSAAQDESDTSVWAPLGAQFLLWEYATAVAGWLLGVNPFEAGSTVVQEAEDDAATLLRTVAGGSLTAERPVYVEDDIEVHADFPWPPGAELQTVLGGLVASVPSDGYLAVMTYLSGDFSGRYLAPSLARASGRPVAYGPGPGYPHATGPVHKDGPGNGAFLIITGDPAPGDALAAHPVPGRPYSLAQLQTARALGELRALRARRLPVIRLHLRNPVDGAGRLIEAVRAVAGARRP from the coding sequence GTGTCAGGATTCGACGTACTCACGCGCGGCGACGTGCTGGACTCGGCGCTGCAGGCGCGGGACTACCTCGTGAGCTGCGGCGTCCCCGGCGCGCTGGCCGCCAAGGACCCCCAGCTGTGGGGGCGGCGGGCGGTCGACCACAGCCGGCTGGGCTGGCTCGACCTGCCGTTCGCCTCCCGCGGCCTGCTGAACCAGGTGGGCGGCCTGGTGTCGGAGGCGCGGTACTCGGGCCTCGACCACATCGTGCTGATCGGCGTCGGCGCGGAGAGCCTCGCCGCGCAGGCCGTGATGGAGGCGCACGCGCCCGCGCTGGCGGGCGCCGGCGGCGCCGCCGACCGGCCGTCCGGGAAGCTGACCGTCCTGGACGGCGGCGACACCGCCGCGCTCGCGTTCGCGATGGAGCGGCTCGACCGCACGCTGGTCGTGCTCGCCAGCAAGGCGGGCGTGTCCCTGGAGGGCGACGCCTACCGCCGGATCTTCGCGGCCGCGTTCCGGGAGCGGGGCCTGTCGGAGCGGGAGATCGCCGGCCGGTTCCTCGTCATCACCGACCACGGCAGCCCGCTGCACGACTTCGCCCGCCAGTGCGGCTACCGGATCGGGCTGACCGACCCCTACCTCCCCGGGCACTACGGCGCCCTGTCCGCCTACGGGCTGGTCCCCGCCGTGCTCGCGGGCGCGGACGCCGACCGGCTGCTGGAGGAGGCGGCGTCGCTGGTGCCGTCGCTGTCCAAGGACGAGGACAACCCGGGCCTGCTGCTCGGCGCCGTCATCGGCGGCTGCGCCCAGCAGGGGCCGGGCGGCCTCGCCCGCGACAAGGTGCTGCTGCGCGAGCCGGGCGGGCCGGGCGCGCTGAGCGCGTGGATCTCCCAGCTGCTCGCGGTCGGCACCGGCAAGCGGGGGCGCGGCGTGCTGGCCTTCGAGCCGCCGGGCGGGCGGGGCGACTTCCCCGACGTGCACGGCGTGTCGATCAATCCGCGCTCCGCGGCGCAGGACGAGTCCGACACCTCGGTGTGGGCGCCGCTCGGCGCGCAGTTCCTGCTGTGGGAGTACGCGACGGCGGTCGCCGGGTGGCTGCTCGGCGTCAACCCCTTCGAGGCGGGCAGCACGGTCGTCCAGGAGGCCGAGGACGACGCCGCCACGCTGCTGCGCACGGTCGCGGGCGGGTCGCTCACGGCGGAGCGGCCCGTGTACGTCGAGGACGACATCGAGGTGCACGCCGACTTCCCGTGGCCGCCCGGCGCCGAGCTGCAGACCGTCCTCGGCGGGCTGGTCGCCTCGGTGCCGTCCGACGGCTACCTGGCGGTCATGACGTACCTGTCGGGCGACTTCTCCGGGCGCTACCTCGCTCCGTCGCTGGCCCGCGCGTCCGGCCGCCCGGTCGCCTACGGGCCGGGGCCCGGCTACCCGCACGCGACAGGTCCGGTGCACAAGGACGGTCCGGGCAACGGCGCGTTCCTGATCATCACCGGCGACCCCGCGCCGGGGGACGCGCTGGCCGCGCACCCCGTCCCCGGGCGCCCCTACAGCCTGGCGCAGCTGCAGACCGCGCGCGCCCTCGGCGAGCTGCGGGCGCTGCGCGCCCGGCGGCTGCCGGTCATCCGGCTGCACCTGCGCAACCCGGTGGACGGCGCGGGACGGCTGATCGAGGCGGTCCGCGCGGTGGCGGGGGCGCGCAGACCGTGA
- the tal gene encoding transaldolase — MSDNLKELSGEGVSIWLDDISRERLRSGNLAELVKDRHVVGVTSNPTIFAKALSKGDAYDEQVRDLAVRGVDVEEASRAITTYDIRWGCDVLRPVYDRTEGLDGRVSIEVDPRVARDTRRTIAEARALWWMVDRPNLLIKIPATEQGLPAITAALAEGISVNVTLIFSLERYGKVIDAFYAGLEKARENGHDLSKIASVASFFVSRVDTEIDKRLDKIGSDEAKALRSKAGLANARLAYALYEEKSGTDRWKALKDAGARPQRPLWASTGVKDPDLSDTLYVDELVAPGTVNTMPEATLEAEADHGQVRGDTVRGAYDDARAHMAALKDAGVDYDDVVRVLEEEGVEKFEASWKELLDTITGELESKKAGA; from the coding sequence ATGAGCGACAATCTGAAAGAGCTCTCCGGCGAGGGCGTGTCGATCTGGCTGGACGACATCAGCCGGGAGCGGCTGCGTTCGGGCAACCTGGCGGAGCTGGTCAAGGACAGGCACGTCGTCGGCGTCACGTCCAACCCGACGATCTTCGCGAAGGCGCTGAGCAAGGGCGACGCCTACGACGAGCAGGTCCGCGACCTCGCGGTGCGCGGCGTGGACGTCGAGGAGGCGTCCCGCGCGATCACCACCTACGACATCCGGTGGGGCTGCGACGTGCTGCGCCCGGTCTACGACCGGACGGAGGGCCTGGACGGCCGCGTGTCGATCGAGGTCGACCCGCGGGTGGCCCGCGACACCCGCCGCACGATCGCCGAGGCGCGGGCGCTGTGGTGGATGGTGGACCGGCCCAACCTGCTCATCAAGATCCCGGCGACGGAGCAGGGCCTGCCGGCGATCACCGCGGCGCTGGCCGAGGGCATCAGCGTGAACGTGACGCTGATCTTCTCGCTGGAGCGCTACGGCAAGGTCATCGACGCGTTCTACGCCGGCCTGGAGAAGGCCCGGGAGAACGGCCACGACCTGTCGAAGATCGCCTCGGTGGCCTCGTTCTTCGTCAGCCGGGTGGACACCGAGATCGACAAGCGCCTCGACAAGATCGGCTCGGACGAGGCGAAGGCGCTGCGCTCGAAGGCGGGCCTCGCCAACGCCCGGCTCGCCTACGCCCTGTACGAGGAGAAGTCGGGCACCGACCGGTGGAAGGCGCTCAAGGACGCCGGGGCCCGTCCCCAGCGGCCGCTGTGGGCCTCGACCGGCGTGAAGGACCCCGACCTCAGCGACACGCTGTACGTGGACGAGCTGGTCGCGCCGGGCACGGTCAACACGATGCCGGAGGCGACGCTGGAGGCGGAGGCCGACCACGGCCAGGTCCGCGGCGACACCGTCCGGGGCGCCTACGACGACGCCCGCGCGCACATGGCCGCGCTGAAGGACGCCGGCGTCGACTACGACGACGTCGTGCGCGTGCTGGAGGAGGAGGGCGTCGAGAAGTTCGAGGCGTCCTGGAAGGAGCTCCTCGACACCATCACCGGCGAGCTGGAGTCCAAGAAGGCCGGCGCGTGA